From a single Hemibagrus wyckioides isolate EC202008001 linkage group LG27, SWU_Hwy_1.0, whole genome shotgun sequence genomic region:
- the elfn2a gene encoding extracellular leucine-rich repeat and fibronectin type III domain containing 2a, whose product MATRTFSLSKSSSHALSFIFLTLFFLPLPILVRGDCWLIEGDKGYVWLAICSQNQPPFETIPQHINNTVHDLRLNDNKLKAIFFSSMSRFTNLTDLNLTKNEISYIEDGAFAGQANLQVLQLGYNKLTNLTEGMLRGLGRMQCLFLQHNLIEVIAANAFWESPNLSSLDLSSNKLAKLDQSTFTVLGRLMVCELAGNPFHCGCELYSFLNWLDAFNNVTHTYDRLQCETPKELSGYPLLSPVASHIRNAHSILSSICKDGVIIPGMTSLPPDLDSSGLGPDIPDQMGPYHQPTTSSTAIPSYSPSIRLHSVSLSSASLLVQIPRPYSKMYILVQYNHSYVSDIMNLKKKKEIVTLNTLKPHTDYTFCVASIRNSQRYNHTCLNFATRSPGPDDLRAGPSTTTHYIMTILGCLFGMVIVLGLVYYCLRRRRIQEEKENSISVKKTILEMRYGPEAAAAAAKDPSVLQKLQEQVHHQHYHSKLSQSTSSSMGMLHSSANTSSSRLSTLPQTDKLATAFSEAVTSSKGNYMDVRGEERIKDGAMPVLEGEIRREVNGIDAGEEDSDDGGRGSTSEISTIAKEVDKVNQIINNCIDALKLDSGVAVTTAEKSSPPLPQCSTSSSRGLIPLSPTTTDTCPIMSSPKIPHLPPVPLVMPLSERPGISGGGFLSPPYRDPPPVTAARPLQRQLSADAAVVALNVKNRCGVSSGMASKNTRVFSLDVPEPRSPDSCKFPEKGSPVRCGEPLNRLPLVGVQGGNNSRGEGGNGGGGGAGGGSGGSGGCGGVVPAQQHLLEVHPDYHCSEHRHSFPALYYEGAADSPAQKASFLKPLSRTKRDTAYSQLSPRHHNYSGYSSSPEYTSETTLKIWERFRPYKKSPRQDAYIAAGHALRKKVQFAKDEDLHDILDFWKGVSAQQKL is encoded by the coding sequence ATGGCCACAAGAACATTCAGCCTCTCTAAATCCTCTTCCCATGCCCTCTCATTCATTTTTCTTACCCTATTTTTCCTCCCACTACCAATATTAGTGAGAGGTGACTGCTGGCTTATTGAGGGCGATAAAGGCTACGTCTGGTTAGCGATCTGCAGCCAGAACCAACCACCATTCGAAACGATCCCCCAGCACATTAACAACACTGTGCACGACCTGCGTCTGAATGACAACAAGCTGAAGGCCATCTTTTTCAGCTCCATGAGTCGTTTCACGAACCTCACCGATCTCAATCTCACCAAAAATGAGATCTCCTACATTGAGGATGGTGCCTTTGCAGGACAGGCGAACCTTCAAGTGCTACAACTGGGTTACAACAAGCTAACAAACCTAACAGAAGGGATGCTTAGAGGCCTGGGAAGAATGCAGTGCTTGTTTTTGCAGCACAACCTCATTGAAGTGATTGCAGCCAATGCTTTTTGGGAGAGTCCCAATCTGAGCAGCCTTGACCTGTCCTCCAACAAGCTGGCCAAGCTGGACCAGTCCACATTCACAGTTCTCGGACGTCTAATGGTGTGTGAACTGGCAGGGAATCCTTTTCATTGTGGCTGTGAGCTATACAGCTTCCTAAACTGGCTGGATGCCTTTAATAATGTCACACACACCTACGACAGGCTGCAATGTGAAACCCCTAAGGAACTTTCTGGATATCCTTTGCTAAGTCCGGTTGCCAGCCACATCCGCAATGCCCATTCTATCTTATCATCCATTTGCAAAGATGGAGTCATTATTCCTGGGATGACCTCCCTGCCTCCAGATTTGGATTCTTCTGGATTAGGTCCAGATATCCCGGATCAGATGGGACCATATCATCAACCCACAACCTCATCAACTGCGATTCCATCTTACAGCCCTAGCATCAGGCTTCATTCTGTTTCACTGTCATCAGCTTCGTTACTGGTTCAGATCCCTCGTCCTTACAGCAAGATGTATATCCTGGTACAGTACAACCACAGCTATGTGTCTGATATCATGAacctgaagaaaaagaaagagatagtcacactcaacacactgaaaccCCACACAGATTACACCTTTTGTGTAGCCTCAATTCGTAATTCACAGAGATATAACCACACTTGTTTAAATTTTGCCACAAGATCTCCAGGACCTGATGACCTGCGTGCTGGGCCGTCGACCACCACCCACTACATAATGACCATTCTGGGCTGTCTGTTTGGCATGGTCATCGTGTTGGGTTTGGTGTACTACTGCCTACGCAGGCGGCGCAttcaggaggagaaagagaactCTATTAGTGTCAAGAAAACTATCTTAGAAATGCGGTATGGCCCTGAGGCAGCAGCCGCAGCTGCCAAAGACCCCTCAGTTTTGCAAAAGCTCCAGGAACAAGTTCACCATCAGCACTACCACAGCAAGTTGTCCCAGTCCACTTCATCTAGCATGGGAATGCTCCACAGTTCTGCCAACACAAGCTCCTCTCGACTCTCAACACTTCCCCAGACCGACAAGTTGGCCACTGCATTCTCAGAGGCCGTTACCAGCAGCAAGGGCAACTACATGGATGTGAGAGGGGAGGAACGTATAAAGGATGGAGCGATGCCAGTTTTAGAGGGCGAGATAAGGCGGGAGGTAAATGGAATAGATGCAGGAGAAGAGGACTCTGACGATGGTGGGCGGGGATCAACATCTGAGATCTCTACCATTGCAAAGGAGGTGGACAAAGTAAACCAGATCATCAACAACTGCATTGATGCACTAAAATTAGACTCTGGAGTTGCAGTCACCACAGCAGAAAAATCCTCCCCTCCACTTCCACAGTGTAGCACTTCCTCCTCCAGAGGACTCATCCCACTTTCTCCGACAACGACAGACACATGCCCAATCATGTCTTCTCCTAAAATCCCCCATCTACCCCCTGTGCCTCTTGTTATGCCTCTGTCAGAGAGACCAGGAATCAGTGGAGGTGGTTTTCTATCCCCACCCTACAGGGACCCGCCTCCTGTTACAGCAGCACGCCCTCTACAGCGGCAACTGAGTGCTGATGCAGCTGTTGTTGCTCTCAATGTGAAGAATCGCTGTGGTGTTTCCTCCGGAATGGCCAGTAAGAACACTAGGGTCTTTAGCTTAGATGTTCCTGAGCCTCGGAGTCCAGATTCCTGCAAGTTTCCAGAAAAAGGCAGTCCTGTTCGGTGCGGGGAGCCCCTAAATAGGCTCCCTCTGGTGGGGGTTCAAGGGGGCAATAATAGCAGGGGAGAAGGTGGCAACGGGGGAGGAGGGGGAGCcggtggtggcagtggtggttcGGGTGGATGTGGTGGTGTAGTTCCAGCTCAACAGCACCTCCTGGAGGTGCACCCAGACTACCACTGCTCAGAGCACCGACACTCCTTCCCCGCTCTCTACTATGAGGGTGCCGCCGACTCCCCTGCCCAGAAGGCTTCTTTCCTAAAGCCCCTCTCTCGCACCAAGAGGGACACTGCCTATTCCCAGCTCTCGCCACGGCACCACAACTACTCGGGATACTCGTCCAGCCCCGAGTACACATCTGAGACCACCCTGAAGATCTGGGAGCGTTTTCGTCCTTACAAAAAGAGCCCTCGCCAGGACGCCTACATAGCGGCCGGGCATGCGCTTCGGAAGAAAGTGCAGTTTGCGAAAGATGAGGATTTGCATGACATTCTTGACTTTTGGAAAGGGGTGTCTGCACAGCAGAAACTGTAA